A window of Neorhizobium galegae bv. orientalis str. HAMBI 540 genomic DNA:
GCTGTCACGCCCATGTCCTTTGTCGAATATCCAAATCAAGGTTCCACATAGGGAAATCGATCACAAATGCCAATGGCCTCGTGTTCCCGCGTGAAAATTTGCACCGGAACTGTTGCCTAAACAGCGATCGCCTAGGCACCGGAGGCCCGGCTCTCGACCAGCGCGGTGCGGATCACCTCGAGAACCTCGCCCGATCGGACGTCGGTGCACACCCACTGGCTCGGCTGGCCGTCCCAGGCCGTGCCGACGAACTTGCGGCCGCTGTCGGGGGCCTGGATCGTTTCGCCGTCGGCAATGCCGCCGCAGACGACCCTCACCGCGCCGCTGCGGAGAATGAAGAGGTCCGGTCGCACCAGATAGACGCAGGCCGTGCTGTCATGCACCGCCATGCCGGCGATGCCCACCCGGCTCTTGTAGAATTCGATGTAATATTGCGACAGGTCGGAGAGCAATTGCACCGCCTTTTCGCCCGACTTGGCCATGTCGGCAAGATACTCCCCCGTCATGATCGTCTTCAGCGTCACATCGAGCCCGACGATGGTGACCTTCCAGGGCGTGGTGAAGATGATGTCGGCGGCTTCCGGATCGCCATGGATATTGGCTTCCGCTGCCGGCGTGACGTTGCCGTTCACATCGAAGGCGCCGCCCATGACGATGACTTCCTTGACGAGGCCGGCAAAATCCGGATCAGCCTGCAGCGCCAGCGCCAGGTTTGTCATGCGGCCGACGGCGATCAGCGTCACTTCGCCCGGATTGTCGCGGACGGTATCGATGATGAACTGGTAGGCGGGACGCGGATCGAGCGGCCAGTCGATCGTGTCCGGCAGGCCGATATTGCCAAGACCGTCGAGCCCGTGCACGACGGAAGCGGCGCGATCGTCGCTTCGCAGCGGATCGATCGTCCTGTCGGCGCCTCTGGCGATCGGCGCGGAAATTCCCCATTCCTGATGCAGAAACTGCGCATTGCGAGTGGTCAGATCAAGCGACACATTGCCGAAAACGGTCGTGACGCCAATCAGGTCGACTTCAGGATGCCGGTGCAGAAAGAGCAGCGCCATCGCATCGTCAACGCCGGGGTCCGTATCGAAAATGACCTTGTGCATGTGCTTTCCTCGTTCGGCTCTTCGAAAGCCGCGCACAATAACGCCAAACCAATGATGCGCAATCCCGGAAGCAACATGGCTGGAGTTCTGCTGGAGGCGGTTGCAGTCATCGCGGTTCGATGCGAGAAGCACGCCGCACCCGTCCGGATGCGCCTCCCCTGACAGAGTCTCCTCCCCTTGACCGACCTCGCATTCCAATTCCTCTTCCTGCTGTTTCTTGCCGCGATTTTTGCTGGTTTCGTCGATTCGATTGCCGGCGGTGGCGGGCTCATCACCATTCCGGTCATGCTGATCGCCGGCATTCCGCCGCTCGAATCGCTCGCCACCAACAAGCTGCAATCGCAGTTCGGGTCGGCATCCGCGACGATTGCCTATGCGCGGCGGGGTCACGTGAACTTGAAAAGCCAGTTGCCGATGGCGCTGATGTCGCTGATCGGCGGGGCCGTCGGCGCCGCCCTCGCCTCGCTGGTGCCGGCCGGCTGGCTTGCCGCGGCAATCCCCTTCCTGCTGATCGCCATCGCGCTGTTCTTTACCATCAAGCCCAATCTCAACGATGCCGACAGTCACCGCCGGGTGACGCCTTTCGTGTTCGGCGTGACGATCGTCCCGTTGGTCGGCCTCTACGACGGCATATTCGGACCTGGTGCCGGCTCATTCTACATGCTGGGTTTCGTGCTGCTCGCGGGCTTTGGCATGCTGAAGGCGACCGCCCATACCAAACTCATCAATCTCGGCTCGAATTTCGGCTCGTTCCTGGTCTTTGCGGCAACCGGGTCGGTGCTTTGGAAGATCGGCCTGATCATGGGCGTCGGCCAGTTCCTCGGCGCCCAGGTGGGTTCGCGGCTTGCCATGAAGAACGGCGCGAAGCTAATCAAGCCGCTGCTCGTCATCTCCTGCCTGGCGCTCGCCCTGAAGCTGCTCGCCGATCCGACCCATCCGGTGCGCGTCTGGCTCGGCTTCTAACCCTTCATCCTCAGCGGCAGACCGGCGGCGACGAAGAAGACCTCGTCGGCGGATGCCGCGATCCGCTGATGCAGCCTTCCGGCATGGTCTCTGAATTCCCGCGCCATTTTGTTGTCCGGCACGATGCCAAGGCCGACCTCGTTGGAGACCAGAACCAGTTTCGCTGAGAGGCTTTCGAACTGCCGCACGAATGCGGCGGCGGCAGTGTCGATATCACGCTCTTCCATCATCAGGTTAGTGAGCCAGAGCGTCAGGCAATCGACGAGGATGACCCTCCCCGGCGCATCGATGTCGGTCAGTCTCTCCATCAGATCGAGCGGCACTTCGTGCGTGGTCCAGTTGTCTCCGCGATCGGCGCGGTGGCAGGCGATGCGCTCGTGCATCTCGTCGTCATAGGCACGGCCGG
This region includes:
- a CDS encoding nucleoside hydrolase → MHKVIFDTDPGVDDAMALLFLHRHPEVDLIGVTTVFGNVSLDLTTRNAQFLHQEWGISAPIARGADRTIDPLRSDDRAASVVHGLDGLGNIGLPDTIDWPLDPRPAYQFIIDTVRDNPGEVTLIAVGRMTNLALALQADPDFAGLVKEVIVMGGAFDVNGNVTPAAEANIHGDPEAADIIFTTPWKVTIVGLDVTLKTIMTGEYLADMAKSGEKAVQLLSDLSQYYIEFYKSRVGIAGMAVHDSTACVYLVRPDLFILRSGAVRVVCGGIADGETIQAPDSGRKFVGTAWDGQPSQWVCTDVRSGEVLEVIRTALVESRASGA
- a CDS encoding TSUP family transporter: MTDLAFQFLFLLFLAAIFAGFVDSIAGGGGLITIPVMLIAGIPPLESLATNKLQSQFGSASATIAYARRGHVNLKSQLPMALMSLIGGAVGAALASLVPAGWLAAAIPFLLIAIALFFTIKPNLNDADSHRRVTPFVFGVTIVPLVGLYDGIFGPGAGSFYMLGFVLLAGFGMLKATAHTKLINLGSNFGSFLVFAATGSVLWKIGLIMGVGQFLGAQVGSRLAMKNGAKLIKPLLVISCLALALKLLADPTHPVRVWLGF
- the cobU gene encoding bifunctional adenosylcobinamide kinase/adenosylcobinamide-phosphate guanylyltransferase; this encodes MIRNGHITLVLGGARSGKSGFSERLAKESGLERHYIATGRAYDDEMHERIACHRADRGDNWTTHEVPLDLMERLTDIDAPGRVILVDCLTLWLTNLMMEERDIDTAAAAFVRQFESLSAKLVLVSNEVGLGIVPDNKMAREFRDHAGRLHQRIAASADEVFFVAAGLPLRMKG